The following proteins come from a genomic window of Candidatus Zixiibacteriota bacterium:
- a CDS encoding sigma-54-dependent Fis family transcriptional regulator yields MASLRLLIVDDESNQREMLGGYLKRLGYSIQTAESGEAALKLLESKAFEIGLFDMKMAGISGLELFQKVHAQDPEMQVIMITAFGNVESAVEAMRAGVFDYISKPVNLEELQELIRKAGERHYLLAENRRLREHLESIEAPEIVGVSAKIKSLLSELARVAPTDATVLITGESGTGKELLARTIHRLSPRRENRFVAVSCAAIPETLLESELLGHEKGAFTGAEKRRLGRFELASGGTLLLDEIGELPVAIQVKLLRLLEERKFERLGGEEEVTADVRLIAATNRNLQDEVKAGRFREDLFFRINVVHIHIPPLRERREDIMPLVEHFLKLTGARLNRPMKRLTPAAKDLLVGAEWPGNIRELANVIERAIVLARGEVLDVDDFPQLRDTVSAGGTGAIPLNLTLRDLEKQHILNVLAANEYSLQKSADVLGIHRNTLRQKMKEYGIEKPDGE; encoded by the coding sequence ATGGCGAGTCTGCGATTATTGATAGTCGATGACGAATCCAATCAGCGCGAGATGCTGGGGGGGTATCTTAAGCGGTTGGGGTACAGCATTCAGACCGCCGAATCGGGGGAAGCGGCGCTTAAACTGCTTGAGTCCAAAGCATTTGAGATCGGGCTCTTTGATATGAAAATGGCGGGAATCAGCGGGCTGGAGTTGTTTCAAAAAGTGCACGCTCAGGACCCGGAGATGCAGGTGATCATGATCACGGCGTTCGGGAACGTTGAATCGGCGGTGGAGGCGATGCGGGCGGGGGTATTTGATTACATCTCCAAGCCGGTCAATTTGGAGGAATTACAGGAATTGATTCGCAAGGCGGGGGAGCGGCACTACCTGCTGGCGGAGAATCGGCGGCTACGGGAACACCTGGAGTCGATCGAGGCCCCGGAAATTGTCGGGGTGTCGGCGAAGATCAAGTCGCTGCTGTCGGAATTGGCGCGGGTGGCGCCGACGGATGCGACGGTGCTGATTACGGGAGAGTCGGGAACAGGGAAGGAGCTTCTGGCGCGGACGATTCATCGCCTCTCGCCGCGGCGGGAAAACCGATTTGTGGCGGTGAGTTGCGCAGCGATTCCGGAGACACTGCTGGAGTCGGAGCTATTGGGTCATGAGAAGGGAGCGTTTACGGGGGCCGAGAAGCGGCGGTTAGGGCGGTTTGAGCTGGCCTCGGGGGGAACGCTGCTTCTGGATGAAATCGGCGAGTTGCCGGTGGCAATCCAGGTGAAGTTGCTGCGGCTATTGGAAGAGCGAAAGTTCGAGCGGCTGGGTGGAGAGGAAGAGGTGACGGCGGATGTGCGGTTGATTGCGGCGACGAATCGGAATTTGCAGGATGAAGTGAAAGCGGGGCGATTCCGCGAGGATTTATTCTTCCGCATCAACGTGGTTCATATCCACATTCCGCCGCTGCGCGAGCGGCGCGAGGATATCATGCCACTGGTGGAACATTTCCTAAAGCTAACCGGTGCGCGGCTGAATCGGCCGATGAAGCGATTGACGCCGGCGGCGAAAGACTTGCTGGTAGGCGCGGAGTGGCCGGGGAATATCCGCGAGCTGGCAAATGTGATTGAGCGGGCGATCGTGCTGGCGCGCGGGGAAGTGCTGGACGTTGACGATTTTCCGCAACTGCGCGATACGGTGAGCGCGGGCGGGACGGGGGCGATTCCGTTGAATCTGACGCTGCGCGACCTGGAGAAGCAGCATATCCTGAACGTGCTGGCGGCGAACGAATACAGCTTGCAGAAGAGCGCCGATGTGCTGGGGATCCACCGCAATACGCTGCGGCAGAAGATGAAAGAGTACGGCATCGAGAAGCCGGACGGCGAGTAG
- a CDS encoding ribbon-helix-helix protein, CopG family, protein MKEKEKRNGYAVNFFISGALKEQLEELARRQERTLADVIRLALRTAVPVLRGMWEAEDRLVADWAARIAAGSVTPKVLRAATELSSRDGDRRGRDS, encoded by the coding sequence ATGAAAGAGAAGGAGAAACGCAACGGGTACGCGGTGAATTTCTTCATCAGCGGTGCGCTGAAAGAGCAGCTGGAGGAATTGGCGCGCCGACAGGAGCGGACCCTGGCGGATGTGATCCGGCTGGCATTGCGGACAGCGGTGCCGGTCCTACGCGGGATGTGGGAGGCGGAAGACCGGCTGGTGGCGGACTGGGCGGCTCGGATCGCCGCCGGATCGGTGACGCCGAAGGTGTTGCGGGCGGCTACGGAGCTTAGTAGCAGGGACGGGGACCGTCGCGGTAGAGATAGTTGA
- a CDS encoding CPBP family intramembrane metalloprotease — protein sequence MADYSDYRGDSPGAGPPASVEPPPVPRLTIISYAVLTLLALVWPLASFLFVEDQLNLAQETANPITEVYLPTMAFQLATLLIVAIAVRSERDSPSGIGLGRFRWWSLPVGITFLVAANFALMLLQNLVLSHAPASIAEITPLLPHTSGERSVWALLCVVVAFSEEITFRGYLITRLALLTGNRRWIGVLISSVAFASGHLYQGFGGFLLIFVYGLMFSALFLATRSLYPGIIAHFLQDIAATFVADI from the coding sequence GTGGCCGATTATTCTGATTATCGTGGGGATAGCCCTGGTGCTGGCCCGCCTGCGTCGGTAGAACCGCCGCCGGTCCCCCGCCTGACGATCATCTCCTATGCCGTCCTGACGCTGTTAGCTCTCGTCTGGCCGCTCGCGTCGTTCCTCTTTGTTGAAGACCAACTCAATCTCGCCCAAGAAACCGCCAACCCGATCACCGAGGTCTACCTGCCGACCATGGCGTTCCAGTTGGCAACTTTGCTGATCGTCGCCATCGCCGTGCGCTCCGAGCGTGATTCCCCCTCCGGCATCGGACTTGGTCGCTTCCGTTGGTGGTCTTTGCCCGTCGGCATCACGTTCCTCGTCGCCGCGAATTTCGCCTTGATGCTACTGCAGAATCTCGTGCTCTCGCACGCCCCCGCCAGCATCGCCGAAATCACCCCCTTGTTGCCGCACACTTCAGGTGAACGATCGGTCTGGGCGCTGCTCTGCGTGGTCGTCGCCTTCTCCGAGGAAATCACCTTCCGCGGCTATCTGATCACGCGTCTGGCCCTGCTCACCGGCAATCGCCGCTGGATCGGCGTCCTCATCTCCTCCGTCGCCTTCGCCTCCGGCCATCTCTACCAGGGCTTCGGTGGCTTTCTTCTCATCTTCGTCTACGGTCTCATGTTCTCCGCCCTCTTTCTTGCCACCCGCTCCCTTTATCCCGGCATCATCGCCCACTTCCTGCAGGACATCGCCGCGACCTTCGTCGCCGATATCTGA
- a CDS encoding carboxymuconolactone decarboxylase family protein, with product MSERLEQFRAYREKMNERILAEKHQQINRFFALDTRTYEAGALDARTKEMLGLVASLVLRCDDCIAYHVIQCKREGVERPEFFEIFNVGLVVGGSIVIPHLRRAVELLDELEKE from the coding sequence ATGTCGGAACGATTGGAGCAATTTCGCGCCTACCGCGAGAAGATGAATGAGCGGATTTTGGCGGAAAAGCACCAGCAGATCAATCGCTTCTTCGCGCTGGATACGCGCACGTATGAGGCGGGGGCGCTGGACGCCCGAACCAAGGAGATGCTGGGGCTGGTGGCCTCGCTGGTGCTGCGCTGCGATGATTGTATCGCGTATCATGTGATTCAGTGCAAGCGGGAAGGCGTGGAGCGCCCGGAGTTTTTTGAGATCTTCAACGTCGGACTGGTCGTAGGGGGATCGATCGTGATTCCGCACCTGCGGCGGGCGGTGGAGTTGCTGGACGAACTGGAGAAGGAGTAG